Sequence from the Piscinibacter sp. HJYY11 genome:
CATCCGATCGTCCGTGAGAGTCTCGCGACGCTGCTCGAGAGCCGCGGTCACGAGGTGGTGGGCCAGTCGGATGACTTGACTCGGTCGCTGTCGGAGATCGTCCGGTTGTCGCCCGAGGTCGTGCTTCTGGACCTGTCCGTGGGAAGCCGATCAGGTCTCGAGATCCTGGCCCAGATCAAGGAACGTGGGCTGAGCGCGCGCGTGGTGGTGCTGAGCAGTTCTCAAAACGCGGACCATGTCGCGGAAGCCATGCAAATGGGAGCCGCCGCCTACGTGCTCAAGGGCTCACCCATCGAAGATCTGCTGTCTGCCGTGGCCGCTGCCGCCTTCGGGCGAACCTTTCTTGCCAAGGAAGAATCAGCTCTGGCAGCGGCAGGCCGATCAGGCTCGAACGCTGGAGAAGACGACCTGTCACCGCGAGAACGTCAAATCGTCGTGATGGTCGCGCGAGGCGCGTCGAGCGCAGAGATCGGTGAGGAGCTGCACCTGTCGCCGAAGACCGTCGATACCTACCGCAGCCGCCTCATGGCAAAACTGGGCCTGAAGGACGTGCCTGCGGTGGTTCGCTGGGCGATCCGCGCCAAGTTGATCGACGCGAACGAGCGTTAGTTCGTCGGCCCATTGCACACGTGAAAAAGCCCACCGGCGGTGGGCGTTTTCAGGCCAATCAAGCAGTTCCGGCTGTCAGAACGTTGCCCATTCTTCGGACCCGGCTTTCACCGGTTCAGCGGCCTGCTGTGCCGGGGCCTTGCCCGACGCTGGGGCTTCCGCCTTCTTCACCGATGGCTTGACGACGGTCTTTTTGGCCGGCTGCGGCTCAGGCGCGGCAGACGAGCGCAGCCCATGTGACGCCGTGTGTGCAGCACCCGCCAGCTTGAACACCGACACCGCCGCCACCAGCCGGCGTGCCTGGGTCTGCAAGCTGTCGGCAGCCGCCGCACTTTCTTCGACAAGTGCGGCGTTCTGCTGTGTCACTTGGTCCATCTGGGTCACGGCCTCTCCGATCTGGGTCACGCCCGCGCTCTGCTCCTGAGAGGCAGCGCTGATCTCGCCCATGATGTCGGTCACACGGCGGATGGAGGAGACGATCTCGTCCATCTTCTTTCCAGCTTCGCCGACCTGTTCGCTTCCGCGGCCGACGCGCTCAACGCTCGCAGTGATGAGCGACTTGATCTCCTTGGCAGCTTCCGCACTGCGCTGCGCGAGCGTGCGCACTTCGCCGGCCACCACCGCGAAGCCGCGGCCCTGCTCGCCGGCGCGAGCCGCCTCCACCGCTGCATTGAGCGCAAGAATGTTGGTCTGGAACGCGATGCCGTCGATGACGCCGATGATGTCGGCGATGCGCTTCGACGATTCGTCGATCTCCTTCATGGTGGCGACGACCTGGCTGACGACCGTGCCGCCCTGGCCCGCCACGCCGGACGCGCCACCCGCCAGTTGAGACGCCTGCCGCGCGTTCTCTGCGTTGTGCTTGACCGTCGAACCGAGTTGCTCCATCGAGGCCGCGGTTTGCTGCAATGCGCTCGCCTGCTCTTCCGTGCGGCTGCTCAGGTCAAGATTGCCTTGTGCGATCTGGGCCGATGCGGTCGCCACGCCGTCCGCGTTCTCTCGCACGTCGGTGACGATCGTGACCAGGCTCTCCTGCATGCGTTTCAGCGCTGCGAGCATGCTGGTCTGGTCACCCGGTTCCAGATGGATCGGCGTCGACAGATCGCCGTCGGCCACGCGCTGGGCCAGGTCGGCTGCATCACCAGGCTCACCCCCCAGCTGGCGTTTGACGCCTCGCACAATGACAAACCCCAGCACCGCGGCGGTGACCACTGCGAGCAGGATCAGGACGGACGCCCAGACAATGGCAGCCTGGTAGGTGGCCTTGGCCTCGGCAGCGGAAGCCTCCGAACCCTTGCTGTTCAGCTCCACCAGCTTGCCGACCTCGCCGGTCATGGCGTTGAATGCGGCGCGAGACGCCCCTCGGAACATGGCCTTGGTCTGGTCGGCCGTCTTCTCGCCACCGCGAGAAACCTCGATCAGCTTGGCCTGGATCGTCAAGTAGGCTTCTTTCTCGCGGCGAAACACCGAGTAGAGCGAGCGTTCCTCGTCCGAGGAAATCATCGGCTCATAGCGCGCCATCGCGTCGTTGAGCGACGCCTTCAGTTCGTCGATGCGCTTTTCCATCGCCGCCATCTCGGCGGCGTCGACGGCCATCACGTGATCCGCCTCCACACGGCGCATCTGATTGGCGAAGGTGCGAACCTCGCCCAACACTTTGATGCTGGGAAGCCAATTGGTGGCGATGTCTTCAGTCGAGGAATTGACGCTTGCGACTCGGCTCAAGGAAAAGCCCCCGACCACCATCGTCAGCAGGACCATGGCAAAAAAGGCCAGCCCGAGCTTCGTGCCCAGCTTCATAGCTTGGTTGTTCATGAGTTCACCCCTTGGAACGTGTGTTTGATTGACAGTCAATGGTTCAGAAGACCCATGTCGGCACTGGACATGAACTTCACGATGTCGACCAGAATGAGCATGCGGTCGTCGATCGCGCCGATGGCCAACAAGTGATCGGTTGGTACGTTCGACGCGAACTCCGGGACGGCGCGCATCTGGTCACCCGACAGCGTGATGACGTCTGAGACGGAGTCGACGACCATGCCAACGATGCGGGAGTGCAGGTTGAGCACGATCAGCACCGTGAGGCCGTCGTATCGCGCCTCCGGGAGGTTGAACCTCAAGCGCATGTCGACGACTGGAACGATGACGCCGCGCAGGTTGAGCACGCCCTTCATGAATTCAGGCGCGTTTGCGATTCGCGTGGGTTCCTCGTACGAGCGGATCTCCTGCACGCGAAGGAGGTCGATGCCGTACTCCTCGCTCCCGAGCTTGAACGCAAGAAATTCACGGATCGCCGCGTCGACGAGTGTGTCGGCGACTTTCGCGCCGGTCGGCTTGCTCCGGGAAGAGATGGCCCCGGGAAGAGGGGCAGTGATGACTTCAGACATTGGCACTCTCTCGCTGTGAGGTCTGTTGACACTGCTGTGTTTTCGGCGGCGATGCCGCCCCCTTTTGTAGGGAGTTCTAGACAGCGTGCTGCAGACCGCGGATACGATTTGCCGGAGTTCCCCTAGAGCGAGTCAGTCCATTGGCGCTATTCGACGACAACGACCGTGAGGCAGGCCAGCGACTCGCGGCCGCCTCCCTGATATGCGGACTCAGCGCTGCAGCGCTCGGAATTGCAGTCTTGGCGGGCTGGGTACTCGAGCTGCCGATCCTCACAGCCCTGAGACGAGACTGGCCGACGATGAAACCCAATTCCGCGCTGGCTTTCGCCGGGGCAGGCGTTGCGCTGGTGCTCGCCTCGCACGGAATCGCCACCGGGTGGGAACGGCTTTTCCAGGTGGCCCTCGCCGCTTCGGTGGCCGTGCTGGCCGGCATGACGCTGGTTCAGCATGTGACGGGAGTCGACTTCGCCATCGATGGCTTTCTCGGCGTCCACGGAAACATCTCCGCTCAGGGCGGCGCATTGCGCATGGCACCCGCCACTGCATTCGCGTTCGTTGCGATCGGCACGGGGCTGCTGCTGCAAGGCCTTCGCGCCGCGCCGGCATTGCGGCAGATCGCGTTTGGCTCTGCTTTGCTGGTCGCTGTGATGGCAGCGCTTGGTTATTTGTTCGACGTGCGCCACCTTTACGCGGCCGGCATCTATTCGTCCGTGGCGTTGCATACCGCCATCGGACTCATCTTGCTGAGTGCCGGTTGCCTGCTCGTTCGACCCACCGAAGGACTGCTCACGATCCTGGTGAGCCGGTCTGCCGGCGGCCTCGTGATCCGGCGGCTCATGCCCATCGCGTTCGTTGCCCCGCCGCTGTTCGTATGGGTTCGTTTCCATGCGGAGCAGGAAGGGGTGCTTCCACCTGCGGCAGCCGCAGCGGCGGTGACCACTGCCAACATTGTCTTGCTGGCGGGGATGATCTGCTACGCCGCAATCCTGGTGCGACGCCTCGACACGGAGGCCCGGGGAATGCGGGAGGCCGAGCGGCGGCAGCGCGCCCAACTGGATGGAATCATCAACACCGCGATGGATGCCGTGGTGGTCATCAACGACGCCCAGCAGATCGTGCTCTTCAATGCCGCGGCTGAGGCCATGTTCGGCCGCACGTCGGCCAGCATGCTGGGATCAGGCCTGCAGGCACTTCTGCCTGCGTCTGCGCAGGCGACGCACGCAAGTCTGGTGAGGGGCTTTGCCTTCGAGCGCTCTGAAGTACGGCGCATGGGCGCGACCCGACCGGTCACAGGGGTGCGGGCAAATGGCGAGAGCTTCCCCATCGAGGCATCGATTTCGAAGCTCGAAGTCGATGGCGAGCGCTTCTACACCGCAATCCTCAGGGACATCACGCAACGGCAACGTGATGCGGAGGCGGTACTCCTCGCGGAAGTCCACAGCAAGACCAAATCGTCCTTCCTGGCGCACATGAGCCACGAGATTCGCACGCCTCTGAATGCCATCATCGGCCTGGCGAGCTTGCTGGGACGCACGTCACTGAACCACGAGCAGCGTGATCGGCTGGAGAAGATTGACGTCGCCGGGCGGCACCTGCTCTCCGTGGTGAATGACATCCTGGACATATCGAAGATCGAGGCAGGTCAACTCACGATCGAAGAAGCCGACTTCGACCTTCTGGCGGTCTTGCACAACGTGTGCTCCCTGATGGGGACCCAAGCCGAATCGAAGGGACTCTTGCTGGTCCTTCGTGCCGAAGGAGCTCCAAGATGGGTTCGCGGCGATGCGACGCGTCTGCGACAAGCGATGTTGAACTATGCGGGCAATGCCGTGAAGTTCACCGAGCGCGGTCAGGTGTCGCTGGAGCTCATCCTGGTGGCCGAGGACGACGAAGGGTTTCTCGTTCGATTTCAGGTCGAAGACACCGGCATCGGGATCGAGCCCGAAAAACTGGACAAACTGTTCAGCGCCTTCGAGCAGGCGGAAGCCACGACGACGCGCCGCTACGGGGGCTCGGGTCTCGGGCTCGCCATCACCAAGCGCCTTGCCGAACTCATGGGTGGCGCCGTTGGCGCAAGCAGCCAACCGGGGCAAGGCTCGATGTTCTGGTTCACGGCGCGTGTCGCTCGTGCTCGCAGCCAGATGCCCACCCCCGCACCGACGGACATGACAGCAGGGGAATTGCTGCGCTCACGCCACAAGGGCGCGCGCATCCTGCTGGCGGAGGACCACCCCGTGAACCGCGAAATCGCCGTCGCGTTGCTGGACGACGTGGGCCTGACGGTCGATACGGTGACCAACGGCCGTGAGGCGGTGGCACGGGCTCGCGCCGGCGGGTATTCGCTGGCGTTGCTGGACATGCAGATGCCGCTCATGGGCGGCGTTGAAGCTGCGAAGGTCATCCGGGCCTTGCCCGAGTGGGGTGACACCCCGATCCTCGCGTTCACGGCCAATGTCTTCGAAGACGACCGCGAGGCATGCCGGGCCGCAGGAATGACCGGCTTCATCGGCAAGCCCGTTGAACCACAAGCCCTGTACGGGGCGCTGCTGAGAGCGCTTGACCTGCGCGGCGCGGTACGACCTGACGAGGGTGGCGAGGCACCCAAACCCGCCGTGAACGCAGAGCCGGATCTGGCGGCACAACTGCGGGCACTTCCAGGGGTCGACTGGCAGTACGGGCTGTCTCTCACCAATGGAGACCCGCGCCGATTCGTACGCTTGCTGCGCGCCATGGTCGAGCACAGCATGGCAGACCTCGCAAGGCTTCAGGCGGCCGTGGACAAACCTGACGAAGCCACCACGATTGCCCTGCTCCATTTCATGCGCGGCGCAGCGGCGAGTGTCGGCGCCCATGCACTCGCAGCGCACCTGGAGGCGTTCGAGGCGCATGTCGGCGCCTGGACCGATCGAGCAGAAGCCGAGCGCCATTTCCAGAACATCACTGGAGACCTGCACGCACTCGAGCGCGCACTGGAACAGTTGAAGTAGCCGCAGATTGCCTACGGGCTTTCAGTGAGAAGCGACCCCGCTGTCTCCCATTCGGAGCCTTGCTTCAACGCACCGAGATTCGTGGCAACCGCAGTTCAAAGCGCGTTGCGGAAGCGTCAGAGGTCACCGCAACAGTGCCTCCGTGCGCTTTGGCAATCTGTTGCACGACATACAGGCCAAGTCCCAGGTTGGCACCTGCGACCTGAGAATCGGCGCCCTCGTCCTCACCCCCTTGGCGAACAAGCGGATCAAAGAGCCTCCCCATCAAGCTTGGAGGGATGGGCTTTCCGGAGTTCTGCACGCCAAGCACCAGTTCATCCTTGCTCGTGCCGTCCAAAGAGATGTGGATGGGAGCATCGGGAACGCCGTACTTCATGGCATTGAAGACAAGATTGGAGAGCGCTTGGTGCAGGCGCCGAGCGTCCCATTCACCCTGCATGTCCCCTCTGACGTCAAGCTCGAGCGCATGCCCACGGCTGATCGCCTGGATCTCTTCCAAGGTGTTGCGGGCGAAATGGTCGAGTTGAAGGCTCGAAGGGTCGATCGCCAGTTCGGAACCGAGGCGATGGCGCGTGTACTCGACCATGTCGTCCAGCAGTGCCCTCATCTGCGCGACGCTACGCAGGATGACTGCTGATTGCGGTGAACCGCTTGGACGGGCACGCATTTCGACAGCGACGCACGCCGAGATCGTGCTGAGTGGCCCGCGCAGGTCGTGCCCCAAGATGCCAAGAAACAGATCACGTGACCGGTTGACCTCGACCACGAAGACCTTCAACGACTCGGCAATGGCTTGGTCGACGGCTTCGTTGAAGCGCGTGATGTCTTCAAAATCCTGCACCTGCGCTTCGTTCGAGTCAGCGACCCACAAGCGAAGCACGGTCGCACGCAGCGCCCGGTACTCGGCGACGAGTTGTTCGACCTCAAATCCCTGCCTCTCCCTCTGGCGTGCGTGGCTGCGAGACGGGACGTCATTCGACTGAGAAGCGCTGGCACTGTTGCCCTCGGACTTGGCCTGCCGTTCAGCATCGTCCTGCGGTCTTCGCATGTCGGCGGCTATCTCTTCGAGGATCAGCCGTCCATGGTCGAGCAGGGCGACCACGTCCAAGTTTGCTGCCTGGGGCGCCTGTTCGCGTGCGAATGCCACCCAATGCGCCAGGATCGCGTCGAGGTTGTTGCTGATGAACGTTGAGAGGCGCATCGACCCATTCTGCATCTTCCGCCACCATGCCGGCTCCCTGGCTGTCAAAAGTCCGGGGGCTGGAGGCCACACAGAAACGGGAATCAAGCGGCAGGAGGCCGAAATTCGCCGGCCACCGCGGTAGCGCTGCTCGTCATTTCTTGGTCAACAACAGTTGCCCCGCCTTTTGCAGCCGGCCCTTGAAGGCGCTTGCGATCTGACCGAGCAGCCCGGGGAGTTCGACCTCGATCGCCACCGATGTCTCCAGCACATTGATGCGGCCGGGAACGGTCTGCCCCATCGTGGCGAGGGTGAATGTCAGACGGTCACCCTCCCAGCGTTGCGTGCAGGTGCCCGTACCGCCAGGAAGCTGGCGGACGAGGTTCTCGAAGCCGCTCTCGATACGGCGACGCGCTTCCGCGCGACCAAGTTGGTGGGGGATGTCGACCTTGAGTGGGTTGGCCATCCGCGCAGGGTGACGCATCTCGAAAGACCCCTGGCCCAGACGGCTCTTGTGGCGATTCGAGGGCGCGGTAGGCCGTTCAAGTGAAACGAGCGGCCGCCTCTGAAGGCTCTCGCTGCGGATGCAGTGATCCGTCCAACGGCGACGCGAAGGACCGGTCTCAGTCTCGACAGTCACTCATCTGCAAGACTCGACCGGCGGTACCCAGTCTGAAGCACGCATTCGTCCTGAGTGTCGGCTCAGCAGCGGTTGCTGTCGTTCCAGCGTGGCGACTGAGCGACTGCTTCCGACTAATTCCAGTCGATCGACCCGTGAGAATCGGGTTGGGTCTGGTGATCTGGTACCCGTGGGCCATTGGCTTTTGAACGAGCGACTGTTTGCCAACGCCGGCTCCGAGATCCGCGTCGGTTGCTGATCGTCCAACATCCATAAGTGAGCCGTCTCATTCAGGCGGACGTTGAGTGTCCCGCTTGCCGGCAAGAGATCACCCTGCCTGCGGTAAAGATAGGGCATGGTCACAGGCGCCAATCAAGCTCGCCGGACGACAATTGCGGCCCGACGGACATTTATTGCAATGACGTTCAATCGAGCCAGCAATTCGACACACACGATCGGGCTGCTGTCGCTCATGGCAGCGCTCGCCGGCTGCGCCGGGCCGCCCCCCGCATCGAAGCCGGAGGGCCTCGGCCCCACTGCGGCGCGCCGGGTGGTGACTGCGGTGCTCCAAGACAAGACCACGAGCGCCGAAGGCTGGGCTGTGGACATCCATGCCGCCCTGGCCACGCTCGAAGTGCCCTCGACCGTGGAGAACCTGTGCGCCGTGATGGCGGTGATCGAGCAGGAGTCCGGCTACCAGGCCGACCCTGCCGTGCCCGGGCTGCCAGCCATTGCGTGGAAGGAGATCGAACGCCGAGCGGATCAAGCGGGCGTGCCGATGCTCGCTGTGCGCGCAGCGCTCAGCGTCGAATCGCCGAATGGCCGCAGCTTTTCAGAGCGGCTCAACGCCGTGAAAACTGAGCGGCAGCTAAGCGAGATATTCGAAGACTTCATCGGCATGGTGCCGCTAGGCCAACGCTTTCTGGCGAACAGCAACCCGGTGCGCACGGGCGGCCCGATGCAGGTGAGCATCGCCTTTGCGCAAGCGCACGCCGAAAAGCGGCGCTACCCCTACGCCGTCGATGGCTCGATCCGCCACGAGGTGTTCACACGACGCGGCGGCATCTATTTCGGTGCCGCCCACTTGCTGGACTACGAAGCGCCTTACGACCGCCCGATCTACCGCTTCGCCGATTTCAACGCGGGCCGCTTTGCGAGCCGAAACGCCGGCTTCCAGAGCGCGCTGGCGTTGGCCTCCGGCCTGCCGCTCGCGCTCGACGGAGATCTGGTCTCGCGCTCGGACACCGCGCGCGCGGGTGAAACGGAACGCGCCGCGCTGTCGCTTGCGAACCGGCTGAAGCTGAGCGATGGCGAGGTGCGGCGCGACCTCGAGATGGGCGACGCACCGGGTCTGGAAAAGACGGCGCTGTACCAGCGGGTGTTCGCCTACGCCGAGGAACTCGACGCCCGCAAGCTCCCACGCGCCGTGGTGCCGCGCATCCATCTCAAGAGCCCAAAGTTCACGCGCAAGTTGACGACGCAGTGGTTCGCGACGAGAGTGGATGAACGGTACGGGCGGTGCGTCGACCGCTTGGGGGCGCTGGTCCGCGGCTAGCGAAAGAGCCGGTACAACTCCCGGCTATCCCTCACTGAAGCCGAGCGCACGGGCTCAAGGCCGCCCGCCCGGCAGCCGATAAGGCTAAGACCAGCTCCGGCAGCTCAGGGTCGCGCCCGCAATGCCCTACCAACCCTCCCGCGGTCGCATCGCGGACATTGAACTCGAGATCGACAAGGCCCGCCGAAGCGGGCCGCTGACGCAGATCGTCGTGCCACCCTGCCCCGATCTGCTTGCACGACTTGAGCGCACCATGCGGGCTGACGAACCAGACCTCGGCGAAGTGGCCCGCATCGCCAACGCCGACGTGGCGATGAGCGCAACGCTGGTGCGCAACGCCAATGGCGCGCTCTACGCCGGCACCGAACCCGTGGCCTCGGCCGGCCAGGCGATGAACCGACTCGGCCTGCGGCGGACCGCTGAGCTGATGCGCGCCTTCCTCGTGCGCCATGCCATCCCGGTACACAGCCCGCTGCTGGCCGGCTTCTGGGAGCACGCCACCCAACGCGGCG
This genomic interval carries:
- a CDS encoding ATP-binding protein, encoding MKPNSALAFAGAGVALVLASHGIATGWERLFQVALAASVAVLAGMTLVQHVTGVDFAIDGFLGVHGNISAQGGALRMAPATAFAFVAIGTGLLLQGLRAAPALRQIAFGSALLVAVMAALGYLFDVRHLYAAGIYSSVALHTAIGLILLSAGCLLVRPTEGLLTILVSRSAGGLVIRRLMPIAFVAPPLFVWVRFHAEQEGVLPPAAAAAAVTTANIVLLAGMICYAAILVRRLDTEARGMREAERRQRAQLDGIINTAMDAVVVINDAQQIVLFNAAAEAMFGRTSASMLGSGLQALLPASAQATHASLVRGFAFERSEVRRMGATRPVTGVRANGESFPIEASISKLEVDGERFYTAILRDITQRQRDAEAVLLAEVHSKTKSSFLAHMSHEIRTPLNAIIGLASLLGRTSLNHEQRDRLEKIDVAGRHLLSVVNDILDISKIEAGQLTIEEADFDLLAVLHNVCSLMGTQAESKGLLLVLRAEGAPRWVRGDATRLRQAMLNYAGNAVKFTERGQVSLELILVAEDDEGFLVRFQVEDTGIGIEPEKLDKLFSAFEQAEATTTRRYGGSGLGLAITKRLAELMGGAVGASSQPGQGSMFWFTARVARARSQMPTPAPTDMTAGELLRSRHKGARILLAEDHPVNREIAVALLDDVGLTVDTVTNGREAVARARAGGYSLALLDMQMPLMGGVEAAKVIRALPEWGDTPILAFTANVFEDDREACRAAGMTGFIGKPVEPQALYGALLRALDLRGAVRPDEGGEAPKPAVNAEPDLAAQLRALPGVDWQYGLSLTNGDPRRFVRLLRAMVEHSMADLARLQAAVDKPDEATTIALLHFMRGAAASVGAHALAAHLEAFEAHVGAWTDRAEAERHFQNITGDLHALERALEQLK
- a CDS encoding DUF1615 domain-containing protein — its product is MTFNRASNSTHTIGLLSLMAALAGCAGPPPASKPEGLGPTAARRVVTAVLQDKTTSAEGWAVDIHAALATLEVPSTVENLCAVMAVIEQESGYQADPAVPGLPAIAWKEIERRADQAGVPMLAVRAALSVESPNGRSFSERLNAVKTERQLSEIFEDFIGMVPLGQRFLANSNPVRTGGPMQVSIAFAQAHAEKRRYPYAVDGSIRHEVFTRRGGIYFGAAHLLDYEAPYDRPIYRFADFNAGRFASRNAGFQSALALASGLPLALDGDLVSRSDTARAGETERAALSLANRLKLSDGEVRRDLEMGDAPGLEKTALYQRVFAYAEELDARKLPRAVVPRIHLKSPKFTRKLTTQWFATRVDERYGRCVDRLGALVRG
- a CDS encoding sensor histidine kinase, producing the protein MRLSTFISNNLDAILAHWVAFAREQAPQAANLDVVALLDHGRLILEEIAADMRRPQDDAERQAKSEGNSASASQSNDVPSRSHARQRERQGFEVEQLVAEYRALRATVLRLWVADSNEAQVQDFEDITRFNEAVDQAIAESLKVFVVEVNRSRDLFLGILGHDLRGPLSTISACVAVEMRARPSGSPQSAVILRSVAQMRALLDDMVEYTRHRLGSELAIDPSSLQLDHFARNTLEEIQAISRGHALELDVRGDMQGEWDARRLHQALSNLVFNAMKYGVPDAPIHISLDGTSKDELVLGVQNSGKPIPPSLMGRLFDPLVRQGGEDEGADSQVAGANLGLGLYVVQQIAKAHGGTVAVTSDASATRFELRLPRISVR
- a CDS encoding methyl-accepting chemotaxis protein, giving the protein MNNQAMKLGTKLGLAFFAMVLLTMVVGGFSLSRVASVNSSTEDIATNWLPSIKVLGEVRTFANQMRRVEADHVMAVDAAEMAAMEKRIDELKASLNDAMARYEPMISSDEERSLYSVFRREKEAYLTIQAKLIEVSRGGEKTADQTKAMFRGASRAAFNAMTGEVGKLVELNSKGSEASAAEAKATYQAAIVWASVLILLAVVTAAVLGFVIVRGVKRQLGGEPGDAADLAQRVADGDLSTPIHLEPGDQTSMLAALKRMQESLVTIVTDVRENADGVATASAQIAQGNLDLSSRTEEQASALQQTAASMEQLGSTVKHNAENARQASQLAGGASGVAGQGGTVVSQVVATMKEIDESSKRIADIIGVIDGIAFQTNILALNAAVEAARAGEQGRGFAVVAGEVRTLAQRSAEAAKEIKSLITASVERVGRGSEQVGEAGKKMDEIVSSIRRVTDIMGEISAASQEQSAGVTQIGEAVTQMDQVTQQNAALVEESAAAADSLQTQARRLVAAVSVFKLAGAAHTASHGLRSSAAPEPQPAKKTVVKPSVKKAEAPASGKAPAQQAAEPVKAGSEEWATF
- a CDS encoding chemotaxis protein CheW — encoded protein: MSEVITAPLPGAISSRSKPTGAKVADTLVDAAIREFLAFKLGSEEYGIDLLRVQEIRSYEEPTRIANAPEFMKGVLNLRGVIVPVVDMRLRFNLPEARYDGLTVLIVLNLHSRIVGMVVDSVSDVITLSGDQMRAVPEFASNVPTDHLLAIGAIDDRMLILVDIVKFMSSADMGLLNH
- a CDS encoding polyhydroxyalkanoic acid system family protein, whose protein sequence is MANPLKVDIPHQLGRAEARRRIESGFENLVRQLPGGTGTCTQRWEGDRLTFTLATMGQTVPGRINVLETSVAIEVELPGLLGQIASAFKGRLQKAGQLLLTKK
- a CDS encoding response regulator transcription factor, coding for MSRIYLVDDHPIVRESLATLLESRGHEVVGQSDDLTRSLSEIVRLSPEVVLLDLSVGSRSGLEILAQIKERGLSARVVVLSSSQNADHVAEAMQMGAAAYVLKGSPIEDLLSAVAAAAFGRTFLAKEESALAAAGRSGSNAGEDDLSPRERQIVVMVARGASSAEIGEELHLSPKTVDTYRSRLMAKLGLKDVPAVVRWAIRAKLIDANER